A portion of the Simkania negevensis Z genome contains these proteins:
- the rplK gene encoding 50S ribosomal protein L11, translated as MAKKFEKKIKLQIPAGKANPAPPIGPALGSAGVNIMAFCKEFNAKTQDKAGDVLPVEIIVYSDKSFTFITKKPPMARLILKELGIDKGSAVPNRDKVGKLTKSQVNKIAEIKGPDLRVSSKEAAANVVAGTARSMGVDIVEG; from the coding sequence ATGGCGAAAAAATTCGAAAAGAAAATTAAGCTCCAGATTCCAGCAGGAAAAGCAAACCCTGCTCCACCAATTGGACCGGCGCTTGGTTCGGCTGGTGTGAATATCATGGCATTCTGCAAGGAATTTAATGCTAAAACTCAAGATAAGGCTGGTGATGTCCTCCCAGTTGAAATTATAGTCTATTCCGATAAGAGCTTTACCTTTATCACAAAAAAACCGCCGATGGCAAGACTCATTTTAAAAGAGCTTGGTATCGATAAGGGATCAGCTGTACCAAATAGAGATAAAGTAGGAAAGCTCACAAAATCGCAAGTGAATAAAATCGCAGAAATTAAAGGCCCAGATTTGCGAGTCAGTTCAAAAGAAGCGGCTGCGAATGTCGTTGCAGGAACTGCCCGTTCAATGGGTGTAGATATTGTAGAAGGATAA
- the nusG gene encoding transcription termination/antitermination protein NusG yields the protein MDSHWYVIQVMSGQEKKVKKNLEENRVTKGMVDLIEEVLVPSENVAEVKRGEQKITEKRLWPGYALIKMKMTDEAWMYVKDTNGVIDFMGGGKPVPLSDVEVQEILKELQDRKGEVVHKHKISMGDHVKITDGVFVNFIGTVLEVNHEKGRLSAMVSIFGRETRVDDLEFWQVEEVPTDVQVE from the coding sequence ATGGATAGTCATTGGTACGTAATTCAAGTGATGTCTGGTCAGGAAAAAAAGGTGAAGAAAAACCTAGAAGAAAACCGTGTAACAAAGGGCATGGTCGACCTGATCGAAGAAGTTCTTGTTCCCTCAGAGAATGTTGCTGAGGTTAAAAGGGGTGAACAAAAGATTACCGAAAAACGGCTCTGGCCGGGTTATGCGCTCATCAAGATGAAGATGACTGACGAAGCCTGGATGTATGTTAAAGATACAAACGGAGTCATTGATTTCATGGGAGGAGGAAAGCCAGTTCCTCTTTCAGATGTTGAAGTCCAGGAAATTCTAAAAGAATTGCAAGATAGGAAAGGAGAAGTTGTTCACAAACATAAGATCTCTATGGGAGATCATGTTAAGATCACCGATGGGGTCTTCGTGAACTTTATTGGAACGGTGCTTGAAGTGAACCATGAAAAAGGACGCCTTAGTGCCATGGTTTCGATTTTTGGAAGGGAAACCCGTGTGGATGACCTCGAGTTCTGGCAAGTGGAAGAAGTTCCTACAGATGTACAAGTGGAATAA
- the secE gene encoding preprotein translocase subunit SecE, whose amino-acid sequence MNYMKNKRKPDMSVSQKIAELSAAKKKKAKTKKTHFFQEMKEEMKKVSWTTKEELTTCTKIVIGAIFALGLSIYVVDLFIRYVLQGMGSLIRLIS is encoded by the coding sequence ATGAACTACATGAAGAATAAGAGAAAGCCAGATATGTCGGTCTCTCAAAAGATTGCAGAGCTGAGTGCGGCCAAAAAGAAAAAGGCAAAGACCAAGAAAACTCATTTCTTTCAAGAGATGAAAGAGGAGATGAAAAAGGTCTCTTGGACAACAAAAGAAGAATTAACGACATGTACGAAGATTGTCATTGGGGCGATTTTTGCTTTAGGACTCAGTATCTATGTTGTCGACCTTTTTATTCGGTACGTATTACAAGGCATGGGCAGCCTCATTCGCCTCATCAGTTAA
- the tuf gene encoding elongation factor Tu gives MAKESFQRTKPHVNIGTIGHVDHGKTTLTAAITHTLAKKGGAKFRDYASIDNSPEEKARGITINSSHVEYETDSRHYAHVDCPGHADYVKNMVTGAAQMDGAILVVGATDGPMPQTKEHVLLARQVGVPSIVVFLNKMDQIGKGDEELVELVEMEITEMLEAQGYKGCPIIRGSALRALEGDAEWAAKIEELMAAVDEHIPTPQREVDKPFLMPVEDVFSISGRGTVATGRVEKGIIKINDKIEIVGLRETRESVATGLEMFNKLLDEARAGENVGVLLRGIDKKDIERGMVLAAPGSCKPHTKFKGTVYVLKKEEGGRHKPFFTGYRPQFFFRTTDVTGTVTLPEGAEMVMPGDNVEIAGELIAPVAMEEGMRFAIREGGRTIGAGTVTKIIE, from the coding sequence ATGGCAAAGGAATCTTTTCAAAGGACCAAACCCCACGTTAATATTGGGACCATTGGCCACGTCGACCACGGTAAGACAACACTCACAGCAGCGATCACCCACACTCTTGCAAAAAAAGGTGGGGCCAAATTCCGTGATTATGCATCCATTGATAACAGTCCTGAAGAAAAGGCACGTGGTATTACGATCAACTCAAGCCACGTTGAATACGAAACAGATAGTAGACACTATGCACACGTAGATTGCCCGGGACACGCCGACTACGTTAAGAACATGGTTACTGGTGCTGCTCAGATGGACGGAGCCATTCTTGTTGTAGGTGCAACAGATGGGCCAATGCCTCAAACAAAAGAGCACGTTCTTCTTGCTCGTCAGGTTGGAGTTCCTTCAATTGTTGTTTTCCTCAACAAAATGGACCAAATCGGAAAAGGCGATGAAGAACTCGTTGAGCTTGTTGAAATGGAAATTACCGAAATGCTCGAAGCTCAAGGTTACAAAGGTTGTCCAATTATTCGTGGATCGGCTCTCAGAGCACTTGAAGGTGATGCAGAGTGGGCGGCTAAAATCGAAGAACTCATGGCAGCAGTTGACGAACATATTCCAACTCCTCAACGTGAAGTTGACAAGCCATTCCTCATGCCTGTTGAAGACGTGTTCTCAATTTCTGGACGCGGAACTGTTGCAACAGGGCGTGTTGAGAAAGGTATTATTAAAATTAACGACAAGATCGAGATTGTTGGTCTCCGCGAAACTCGCGAATCAGTTGCGACTGGCCTAGAGATGTTCAACAAACTCCTCGATGAAGCAAGAGCCGGTGAGAACGTTGGTGTTCTTCTTCGCGGAATCGATAAAAAAGACATCGAACGTGGAATGGTTCTAGCAGCTCCTGGTTCTTGTAAACCACACACGAAGTTTAAAGGAACTGTATACGTGCTTAAGAAAGAAGAAGGCGGACGTCATAAGCCATTCTTCACAGGTTACCGTCCACAGTTCTTCTTCCGTACAACAGACGTGACAGGAACTGTTACACTTCCTGAAGGAGCAGAAATGGTGATGCCTGGCGATAACGTTGAAATCGCTGGCGAACTCATTGCTCCAGTAGCGATGGAAGAAGGAATGAGATTTGCGATTCGCGAAGGTGGACGTACAATCGGAGCTGGAACTGTTACAAAGATTATCGAGTAA
- the infA gene encoding translation initiation factor IF-1, with the protein MMPKEDTIKLEGKIEELLPNMTFRVTLENGMTVLAHLCGKMRMRNIRVFVGDVVKVEMSPYDLTKARIVYRQR; encoded by the coding sequence ATTATGCCGAAAGAAGATACGATCAAACTTGAAGGAAAAATTGAAGAATTACTTCCGAATATGACCTTTCGCGTGACTTTGGAAAATGGAATGACAGTTCTAGCTCATCTTTGTGGAAAAATGCGGATGCGTAATATCCGTGTCTTTGTGGGGGATGTGGTCAAAGTTGAAATGTCTCCATACGATCTTACCAAAGCTCGCATCGTCTATCGCCAAAGGTAA